One part of the Nostoc sp. PCC 7120 = FACHB-418 genome encodes these proteins:
- a CDS encoding TIR domain-containing protein has translation MNKFKSAFISYGRADSKAFATKLHQRFVEAGLDIWFDQNDIPLGVDFQNQIDDGIEKSDNFLFIIAPHSVNSPYCGKEIDLALRRNKRIIPLLHVEQITQEIWQQRNPGREASEWEQYQAKGLHSSFPNMHPAISKINWVYFREGIDDFEKSLAGLLELFLRHQDYVHQHTYFLAKALEWEQKQQQSQYLLIGEEREQAENWLKLRFRDEQPPCEPTDLHCAFICQSIKNANNLMTQVFLSYSENERLFMEKIAKILMRESFTVWTNKTDIQSGADFTESINRGIEEADNVVLLLSTASLQSEYCQMELSYAFSLKKRIIPLLIEPVDIEQIPVELSILQFIDFTDQEEQGKESADTDRLINVLRRDEAYYEQHKILLAKALKWERQKRNPSILLRHHNLRHAEDWLKIAQQNTQHPPIPLQAEFIAESLKQPPQAALDVFISYSRADSDFARKLNDTLQIQNKTTWFDQESIASGTNFEQEIYRGIESANNFLFIISPKSLSSPYCTTEVEYAMNLNKRIVTVLYREIKGATLHPGLAKVQWIDFSQHNTDFLTKFGELTRTLDSDPEYVRSHTRIFLKAKDWEEHNRDDSFLLRGKDLLASEEWLKQSDNKQPAPTTLQLDYLAASHAFPYRKIKLRSVLLTSLVVTTVIFLARLLGFTQPLELAVYDRMMSLRGDEPQDERFLMVDVDTESIEKLNEDYTGGRGSIPDQALDKVLKILSQYQPSVIGLDFVRDFPAEGNLKEHLQQAENFIAVCKNSYISDRGEKILGLKHPPEVPLARVGFSDLVDDDAKGGRFVRRQYLMQNPDPKYCNTREAFSLVIARRYLEAQGQKYISPLDIKSKEYVQDMQFGKALIPQLLGKGGGYQDINNQLEGYQTMLKYRVSGRDPYNFAPRVNILQVLNNKVSAEKIRNRIILIGFTDRQTRQADYWSTVYGDVPGVTLHGQMISQILSATLDNRQLIWWWPLGYETLWMFGWALVGGIVCWRLNRTLHIGIAVVGSIACLYIICSVILVYQSGWIPFKPPFLALLGTGAGVLYLTNNLRRN, from the coding sequence ATGAATAAATTTAAAAGTGCATTTATTTCTTATGGAAGAGCAGATAGCAAAGCCTTCGCAACTAAGCTACATCAGCGATTTGTAGAAGCAGGGCTAGACATTTGGTTTGACCAAAATGATATTCCTTTAGGTGTTGACTTCCAAAATCAAATAGACGATGGAATTGAAAAATCAGACAATTTTCTCTTTATCATTGCGCCTCACTCAGTCAACTCTCCCTATTGTGGTAAAGAGATAGATTTAGCACTCCGCCGGAATAAACGCATTATTCCCTTGCTGCACGTAGAGCAAATTACTCAGGAAATTTGGCAGCAACGCAACCCTGGACGAGAAGCTAGTGAGTGGGAACAATATCAAGCCAAGGGGTTACATTCCAGTTTTCCTAATATGCACCCAGCTATTAGCAAGATTAACTGGGTATACTTCCGTGAGGGTATCGATGACTTTGAGAAATCATTGGCGGGACTACTAGAATTATTTCTCCGTCATCAGGACTATGTGCATCAACACACCTATTTTTTAGCCAAAGCCCTGGAATGGGAGCAAAAACAACAACAGTCACAATACCTGTTGATTGGTGAAGAACGGGAACAGGCTGAAAACTGGCTAAAACTTAGGTTTAGAGATGAACAACCGCCCTGCGAACCAACCGATTTACATTGTGCATTTATTTGTCAGAGTATCAAGAATGCTAACAACCTAATGACTCAGGTGTTTCTTTCCTACTCAGAAAACGAGAGGCTGTTTATGGAGAAGATTGCCAAAATCTTGATGCGAGAAAGCTTCACAGTTTGGACAAACAAAACAGATATTCAATCTGGAGCAGATTTTACCGAGTCGATTAATCGAGGCATTGAGGAAGCAGATAATGTAGTTCTTCTCTTGTCGACGGCCTCTTTGCAATCAGAATACTGTCAAATGGAACTATCTTATGCTTTTTCTCTGAAAAAGCGGATTATTCCCTTGTTGATTGAACCCGTAGATATAGAGCAGATTCCAGTGGAACTAAGTATCTTACAGTTCATCGACTTTACAGATCAAGAAGAGCAGGGAAAAGAGTCTGCCGATACCGATAGGCTAATTAATGTGCTGCGTCGAGATGAAGCTTACTACGAACAGCATAAAATCCTACTGGCAAAAGCTCTCAAGTGGGAACGGCAAAAACGTAATCCTAGTATTTTGTTGCGTCATCACAATCTGCGTCATGCCGAGGACTGGTTAAAGATAGCTCAACAAAACACACAACATCCACCCATACCTTTACAAGCAGAATTTATCGCTGAAAGCCTCAAGCAACCCCCACAAGCGGCGCTGGATGTATTTATTTCTTACTCTCGTGCTGATTCTGACTTTGCGCGTAAGCTTAACGATACCCTGCAAATTCAAAACAAAACTACATGGTTTGATCAGGAAAGTATTGCCTCTGGTACTAACTTTGAGCAAGAGATTTACCGAGGAATAGAAAGCGCCAATAACTTCTTATTCATTATTTCGCCTAAATCTCTCAGTTCACCCTACTGCACGACTGAGGTAGAGTATGCGATGAATTTAAATAAGCGAATCGTTACCGTTTTGTATCGGGAAATAAAGGGTGCAACTCTTCATCCTGGGTTAGCAAAAGTGCAGTGGATTGATTTTAGCCAACATAACACCGATTTTCTGACTAAATTCGGCGAACTAACGAGAACACTAGATTCAGATCCAGAATATGTGCGATCGCACACTCGGATTTTTCTGAAGGCGAAGGACTGGGAGGAACACAACCGTGATGATAGCTTCTTACTCCGAGGCAAAGATTTGCTAGCCTCTGAGGAATGGCTAAAGCAATCTGATAATAAACAACCAGCCCCTACTACTTTACAATTAGATTATCTCGCTGCCAGTCATGCTTTCCCCTATCGCAAAATTAAGCTGCGTAGCGTCTTGCTGACTAGCTTGGTCGTGACAACAGTAATTTTCCTTGCTAGGTTACTCGGATTCACTCAGCCATTAGAACTAGCAGTTTATGACCGGATGATGTCGTTACGTGGTGATGAACCACAAGATGAACGATTTTTAATGGTCGATGTTGATACGGAAAGTATTGAAAAGTTGAATGAAGACTATACAGGTGGCAGGGGTTCAATTCCTGATCAGGCTTTAGACAAAGTACTCAAAATTCTTTCCCAGTACCAACCCAGTGTAATTGGGTTGGATTTTGTGCGTGATTTTCCCGCCGAAGGTAACCTAAAAGAGCATTTGCAGCAAGCTGAAAACTTTATTGCAGTCTGTAAAAACAGTTATATAAGCGATCGCGGTGAAAAGATTCTTGGCCTTAAACATCCCCCAGAAGTGCCTTTAGCGCGAGTTGGGTTTAGTGACTTGGTTGATGATGATGCTAAAGGTGGTCGTTTTGTGCGCCGACAATACTTGATGCAAAACCCAGACCCTAAATATTGCAATACACGAGAAGCTTTTAGTTTAGTAATTGCTCGTCGCTATCTAGAAGCCCAAGGTCAAAAGTACATTTCTCCTCTAGATATCAAGAGCAAAGAATATGTGCAGGATATGCAATTTGGTAAAGCTCTCATTCCCCAACTTTTGGGAAAAGGTGGCGGCTATCAGGATATCAATAACCAGCTTGAAGGGTATCAAACGATGCTCAAATATCGTGTTTCTGGACGCGATCCCTATAATTTTGCCCCTAGAGTCAATATTTTACAAGTTTTGAACAATAAGGTTTCTGCTGAAAAAATTAGAAATCGGATTATACTGATTGGCTTTACTGATAGGCAAACTAGACAAGCTGATTACTGGAGTACAGTCTATGGTGATGTTCCAGGCGTGACATTGCATGGACAAATGATCAGTCAGATCCTCAGTGCTACTTTAGATAATCGCCAACTCATCTGGTGGTGGCCTCTTGGTTATGAAACACTCTGGATGTTTGGCTGGGCTTTGGTAGGTGGTATTGTCTGTTGGCGATTGAACCGTACTCTCCATATAGGTATAGCGGTGGTTGGCTCTATCGCCTGTCTCTACATCATCTGTTCAGTAATTTTAGTTTACCAGAGCGGTTGGATACCTTTTAAGCCACCGTTTCTAGCGTTACTGGGTACTGGGGCAGGTGTATTATATTTAACTAATAATCTCCGTAGGAATTAA
- a CDS encoding GMC family oxidoreductase, with protein MSLSQMVNVDCDTVSKTVYDAVIVGTGVAGAIVAKELSQQGKRILIIEATVHKDLTLAGFQSYVDTFYKAVDKNPNSPYPANSNVQSPTDYNDYFIEQGPMPLAGSYTRVLGGTTMHWEAKTPRMLPEDFKLSSTYGQGLDWPIDYHDLEPYYRKAEHEMGVCGDVDEQRALGLEFPQDYVFPMEKLPPSYLDQKVIEKVNGTNVELYGKTHTLSFSTFPQARNGVPNPKYDQGNLFVPDGVTSVHPVQYGERCQGNANCVPICPVQAKYDARRTLSKAFETGKVHVLYQAVAYKVEYDRQTGRITAIHYKHYKKPNSSEYTTGIAKGTLFVLATNAVENARLLLGSDLPNTSRLIGRYLMDHPFTLAWALMPEVTGTMRGPLVTSGIGTFRKGDFRKKQSAFAVDIHNDGWGWATGSPKSEVEDAVDNKNKYGQELRQTLISRISRQLLLAFMCELLPEYGNRVTIDPRHKDKLGNYRPVINFNLPDYSRRTLAYTRKVSRVIFERLGAEDYTHYDPQDPAYFEFEGEGYVYKGGNHFSGTHIMGTTPLNSVVDSYLRSWDHKNLFLVGAGSMPTIGSSNTTLTIAALSFRTAEHMLQELNSYNLPVSNLQISNLQAS; from the coding sequence ATGAGCCTCAGTCAAATGGTAAATGTCGATTGTGACACAGTATCTAAAACCGTTTATGATGCCGTCATAGTCGGAACAGGGGTAGCTGGAGCCATTGTTGCCAAAGAATTAAGTCAACAGGGTAAGAGGATTTTGATCATTGAAGCTACAGTACACAAGGATTTAACTCTTGCAGGCTTTCAAAGTTACGTTGATACCTTCTACAAAGCGGTGGATAAAAATCCTAACTCCCCATATCCCGCTAACTCCAATGTTCAAAGCCCCACTGATTACAACGACTATTTTATTGAGCAGGGCCCCATGCCTCTTGCTGGTTCCTATACAAGGGTTCTGGGTGGGACAACCATGCACTGGGAAGCAAAAACCCCACGGATGTTACCGGAAGATTTCAAGTTATCGAGTACTTACGGACAAGGTCTTGATTGGCCGATTGACTATCATGATCTTGAGCCGTACTACCGCAAAGCCGAGCATGAAATGGGCGTTTGTGGAGACGTAGATGAGCAGAGAGCGCTAGGCCTTGAATTTCCCCAAGACTACGTTTTCCCGATGGAAAAGCTCCCCCCCTCTTACTTGGATCAAAAAGTTATTGAGAAAGTCAATGGCACTAATGTTGAACTTTATGGCAAGACTCACACATTAAGCTTCTCTACGTTTCCTCAAGCTCGTAATGGAGTACCCAATCCTAAATATGATCAAGGTAACCTCTTTGTTCCTGATGGAGTTACTAGTGTCCATCCTGTTCAATATGGGGAACGTTGCCAAGGAAATGCTAACTGTGTTCCTATCTGTCCAGTTCAAGCAAAATATGATGCTCGCAGAACTTTAAGTAAAGCCTTTGAAACAGGTAAAGTTCATGTACTTTACCAAGCAGTGGCTTATAAAGTGGAATACGATCGCCAAACTGGTCGCATCACTGCCATTCACTATAAGCACTATAAAAAACCCAATTCTAGCGAGTACACTACAGGAATTGCTAAGGGAACATTATTTGTCTTAGCAACGAATGCAGTTGAAAACGCTAGGCTATTGCTTGGTTCTGACTTGCCTAACACCAGTAGATTGATAGGGCGGTATTTAATGGATCACCCTTTCACCTTAGCTTGGGCTTTGATGCCTGAAGTAACTGGTACTATGCGAGGGCCTCTCGTGACATCAGGAATTGGAACATTTCGTAAAGGCGACTTTCGTAAAAAACAATCCGCCTTCGCAGTAGATATTCACAATGATGGCTGGGGATGGGCTACCGGATCACCCAAAAGTGAAGTGGAAGATGCCGTCGATAATAAAAACAAATATGGCCAAGAACTGCGCCAGACATTGATTAGTCGGATTTCACGACAACTACTGTTGGCTTTCATGTGTGAATTACTCCCTGAGTACGGTAACCGAGTAACTATCGATCCAAGGCACAAAGATAAACTGGGTAATTATCGTCCCGTCATTAACTTTAACCTACCCGACTACAGTCGTAGAACCCTTGCTTACACCAGAAAAGTCTCCCGTGTCATCTTCGAGCGTTTAGGTGCGGAAGACTATACTCACTACGATCCTCAAGACCCCGCCTATTTTGAGTTTGAGGGTGAAGGTTACGTATACAAAGGTGGAAACCACTTTTCGGGAACTCATATCATGGGAACAACACCATTGAATTCAGTTGTTGATAGTTATCTGCGTTCTTGGGATCATAAAAATCTTTTCCTGGTCGGCGCAGGAAGTATGCCAACCATTGGTAGTTCCAATACAACATTGACCATTGCGGCATTGAGTTTTAGAACGGCCGAGCATATGCTGCAAGAATTGAATTCTTATAACTTGCCAGTCAGTAATTTGCAAATAAGTAATCTGCAAGCTAGCTAG
- a CDS encoding ferritin-like domain-containing protein, with amino-acid sequence MTIAADSLKLITTVEQLKYYLIQAMKIEHATIPPYMTALYSIKPGTNLEAFHIIREVAVEEMLHLTLVANVYNAVGGSFASPVLTAPNFIPKYPSYLPTGSTDFKVGLTKFSKKTIETFRKIERSQDVEEGDPLVESRTLQEYLLEVVGCDPTKTFYSIGLFYAEIIRGLNALYKEKGPDLFCGDPQRQITPEYYYNGGGDIIPVTDLRSAIRALKVIQDQGEGSRSGTIYDAERELAHDYRFQQILLEQYYVIDKDDPTKSDQPNEPTGKSFTVDWKAVYPIKDNAKLSDYPEGSEVRTAALEFHSAYREFLTKIEYAFDGHPEQLIPAVGGMFRLKEQANSLMRNPIPGNPEVNAAPIFRLDKF; translated from the coding sequence ATGACTATAGCCGCCGATAGCTTAAAGTTGATTACAACAGTTGAACAATTGAAGTACTATCTCATCCAGGCAATGAAGATAGAACACGCAACCATTCCCCCTTACATGACAGCCCTTTACTCTATTAAACCCGGAACAAATTTAGAAGCTTTTCATATTATCCGGGAGGTTGCTGTAGAAGAAATGTTACACCTAACTCTTGTAGCTAATGTTTATAATGCCGTGGGAGGCTCGTTTGCATCACCAGTCCTGACAGCACCTAACTTTATTCCCAAATATCCGAGCTATCTACCTACAGGATCTACAGACTTTAAAGTAGGTTTAACCAAGTTTTCCAAAAAGACTATAGAGACCTTTCGTAAGATTGAACGGTCTCAGGATGTTGAAGAAGGTGATCCATTAGTTGAGTCTCGAACCTTACAAGAATATTTACTAGAAGTTGTAGGCTGCGATCCGACCAAGACTTTCTACAGCATTGGCTTATTTTATGCAGAGATCATTCGTGGTCTCAACGCACTCTATAAAGAAAAGGGTCCTGATCTATTTTGTGGCGATCCTCAGCGACAAATCACCCCCGAATACTACTATAACGGTGGTGGAGACATCATCCCTGTGACCGACCTGCGTTCAGCCATACGAGCTTTGAAAGTGATTCAAGATCAAGGTGAAGGGTCAAGAAGTGGAACAATCTATGATGCAGAACGAGAACTAGCCCATGACTATCGTTTTCAGCAAATCTTATTAGAGCAATATTATGTGATCGACAAGGATGATCCGACAAAATCCGATCAGCCCAATGAGCCTACAGGCAAATCCTTTACCGTAGATTGGAAGGCAGTTTATCCCATTAAAGATAATGCCAAACTGAGCGATTATCCAGAAGGTTCGGAAGTACGTACAGCAGCCTTAGAGTTTCACTCTGCCTATAGAGAATTCTTAACCAAAATTGAATACGCTTTTGATGGGCATCCTGAGCAGTTAATTCCCGCAGTTGGGGGAATGTTCCGCCTCAAAGAACAGGCTAATAGTTTAATGCGTAATCCTATTCCAGGAAATCCAGAGGTGAATGCGGCTCCTATTTTTCGGTTAGATAAGTTTTAG
- a CDS encoding pentapeptide repeat-containing protein — MSIKSWFLRISTIALSIFFSLTIFISPANAFVPSDQTKLLVTNACVNCDLSGADLSNKDLYGSALAGANLSKANLSGSLLNDAKLEGANLTGANLSEAIMMGTDLSSANLTEANLSHADLYNALLSKTKLLNANLGDADLTEAVISDADLSNASGKNTKLKAAVLSRANLSNADFSSSYMRNTRLSSAILKGTNFYRTDLSNSLMPDGTTYNGDVAKFGATQ, encoded by the coding sequence ATGAGTATTAAATCCTGGTTTCTTAGAATCTCTACTATTGCCCTCTCAATTTTCTTTAGCTTAACGATCTTTATCTCACCCGCTAACGCTTTTGTTCCTTCAGATCAGACTAAGTTACTGGTAACAAACGCCTGTGTTAATTGCGATCTATCAGGAGCTGATCTATCGAATAAAGATTTATATGGTAGCGCACTTGCTGGGGCAAATTTATCCAAAGCAAATCTTTCCGGTTCTCTACTCAATGATGCCAAGCTAGAAGGAGCTAACCTCACAGGAGCTAATCTATCAGAGGCTATCATGATGGGAACTGACTTATCAAGTGCCAATCTAACGGAGGCTAATCTTTCTCATGCAGATTTGTATAATGCCCTTCTGAGTAAGACAAAATTGTTAAACGCTAATTTAGGCGATGCAGATTTAACAGAGGCAGTTATCTCTGACGCAGATTTGTCTAATGCTTCGGGGAAAAATACAAAGCTCAAAGCGGCAGTTCTTTCTAGAGCAAATTTATCGAATGCAGATTTTTCCAGTAGCTACATGAGAAATACGAGATTATCATCTGCCATTCTTAAGGGAACTAATTTCTATAGAACCGATCTGTCCAATTCGCTAATGCCTGACGGAACTACTTATAACGGAGATGTCGCTAAGTTTGGAGCTACTCAGTAA
- the iolE gene encoding myo-inosose-2 dehydratase produces the protein MSKIKEIRRLFALSFVFILVGINSFILPATAAPSGNNSVLVSLVTPSSKPALLNPTFDPTKVNLGITPTGWSNSDDLTIDLDPPIPFEQILSEMALSGFKGSQMSPKFPSKIKDLKKELKLRDLKISEPWVGTLFTEGKDDETLKEFNKQVAFMKEMKGKNIVVAELGGAVHQKKCVDPLVNRPRFTDEQWVDLVKGLNKLGSIANENGMQLVYHPHIGTGVENFADIDRLMKGTDSENVKLLLDTGHLYYAGVDPLAVTKKYANRIKHVHLKNIRQPILDASKKTGRSFLDSIRAGIFTVPGDKDGAIDFQPILQELAKAKYEGWLMVEAEQDPNKANPLTYALIARNYLRQVTDL, from the coding sequence TTGTCCAAAATCAAAGAGATTCGTCGTTTATTTGCCCTATCATTTGTCTTTATCTTGGTGGGGATAAATAGCTTTATACTTCCCGCTACTGCTGCTCCAAGTGGAAACAATTCGGTTCTAGTATCTCTAGTTACTCCTTCATCTAAACCTGCACTCTTAAACCCAACATTCGACCCCACAAAAGTCAATTTGGGCATCACACCGACTGGTTGGAGTAATAGTGATGATCTGACTATTGATCTTGACCCCCCTATCCCTTTTGAGCAGATTTTAAGTGAAATGGCACTATCTGGCTTCAAAGGTTCGCAAATGTCACCTAAGTTTCCCTCAAAAATCAAGGATTTAAAAAAAGAGTTAAAACTTCGTGATTTGAAAATTTCTGAACCTTGGGTAGGAACTTTATTCACAGAGGGAAAGGACGATGAAACCCTTAAAGAATTCAACAAGCAAGTAGCTTTCATGAAGGAAATGAAGGGCAAAAATATTGTGGTTGCTGAATTGGGTGGTGCTGTTCATCAAAAGAAATGTGTAGACCCTTTAGTTAACAGACCTCGTTTTACTGACGAGCAATGGGTGGATTTAGTTAAGGGGCTAAATAAACTGGGTTCCATCGCCAACGAAAACGGTATGCAGTTGGTTTATCATCCTCATATTGGTACAGGAGTAGAAAACTTCGCGGATATTGACCGATTGATGAAAGGTACTGATTCTGAAAATGTTAAGCTGCTGCTTGATACTGGTCATTTGTACTATGCAGGAGTTGATCCTCTAGCAGTCACTAAAAAGTATGCTAATCGGATCAAACACGTTCATCTGAAAAATATTCGTCAGCCAATTTTAGATGCGTCGAAAAAAACTGGTCGTAGCTTTTTAGACTCCATCCGAGCAGGAATATTTACTGTTCCGGGAGATAAAGATGGTGCAATTGATTTTCAGCCAATTTTACAAGAGCTTGCTAAAGCTAAATATGAAGGATGGCTGATGGTAGAGGCAGAACAAGATCCAAACAAAGCTAATCCTTTAACTTATGCTTTAATAGCTCGTAATTATTTACGCCAAGTGACTGACTTATAA
- a CDS encoding YybH family protein has translation MKLHDQDQIRSIFEEVYPDNVRGRDLSAYADMYTEDALWMPPNGPDRCGIPDILEGFADTIANQDIDPIFTAEEIEVKGDCGYVIGISLATIRPKDGSPSRQVKYRALWLMKKDCDRWKISRQIWNVKP, from the coding sequence ATGAAATTGCATGATCAAGATCAGATCAGAAGCATATTTGAAGAAGTCTATCCCGATAATGTCCGGGGGAGAGACTTATCTGCTTATGCCGATATGTATACGGAAGATGCTCTATGGATGCCACCGAATGGGCCCGATCGCTGCGGTATACCAGATATTTTGGAAGGGTTTGCTGACACCATAGCTAATCAAGATATTGATCCGATTTTCACAGCCGAGGAAATCGAAGTTAAAGGCGATTGTGGTTATGTCATCGGTATTTCTTTAGCCACAATTCGCCCAAAAGATGGCAGTCCATCAAGACAAGTCAAATATCGAGCTTTATGGTTAATGAAAAAGGATTGCGATCGCTGGAAAATTTCTCGTCAAATTTGGAATGTAAAACCTTGA
- a CDS encoding DUF4904 domain-containing protein, translating to MDTEKYHEMLKTYFRSFETGDFSQVQFSCHLEFLSPISGNTFKGIEEVISFLKGVTTRVSEVNIMSTTVEYPRASGVWQMRTTKGILYTLHNFFRLDEEGIVYIWPMFDPKAVIENPDALIQWLTGKDY from the coding sequence ATGGATACAGAAAAATATCATGAGATGCTTAAAACTTACTTTCGGTCTTTTGAAACTGGTGATTTTTCCCAAGTACAGTTTTCTTGTCACCTTGAGTTTCTGAGTCCTATTAGTGGTAATACTTTCAAAGGAATTGAGGAAGTTATATCTTTTCTAAAGGGTGTGACAACCCGTGTGTCAGAGGTGAACATCATGTCAACCACTGTTGAATACCCAAGAGCAAGTGGGGTATGGCAGATGAGGACAACAAAAGGAATTCTATACACCCTACACAACTTCTTTCGTCTTGACGAAGAAGGTATTGTTTATATTTGGCCGATGTTTGATCCAAAAGCTGTGATAGAGAATCCCGACGCATTGATTCAATGGCTTACGGGTAAGGACTACTAA
- a CDS encoding sugar phosphate isomerase/epimerase family protein, translating to MSKLPAKPDIYISFFMFTTNLQPDNLDYRRIVVAHIKKLQTFGYSGFEFPIAPGLPGNYAQDLKNYTNLRHCLDSEGLENVKISTNVGATRTFDPSSSYPEQRQEALEYLKSRVDITAALGGEIMMGPIVIPYGVFPTTDFNEPIWSDKLQEHLKVRYANAQPVLNKLGEYAERKKVKLAIEPITHWETPGPNKLSQLIEFLKGVTSKQVGVVIDSAHEILDGEGPEIFKTQVEYLAQQRRLHYVQVSPPDRGALHTSWLPWKSFLAPILKVYDGPIAVEIFNAIPAFVDSLRLTRRKFWIPDEDPPNQYPNAYDIAHEAIKVTRKELNKISAK from the coding sequence ATGAGTAAATTGCCAGCAAAGCCTGATATTTACATCAGCTTTTTTATGTTTACCACTAATTTGCAACCTGATAACTTAGATTATCGGCGAATTGTGGTAGCTCATATCAAAAAGCTGCAAACTTTTGGTTATAGTGGGTTTGAGTTTCCCATTGCTCCCGGACTTCCCGGAAATTACGCCCAAGATTTAAAAAATTACACGAATCTACGCCATTGTTTGGACAGTGAAGGGTTAGAAAACGTGAAAATTTCCACTAACGTGGGAGCTACCCGCACCTTCGATCCTTCTTCTAGCTATCCAGAACAACGACAAGAAGCTCTAGAGTATCTAAAGTCACGGGTTGATATCACCGCCGCTTTAGGGGGTGAAATTATGATGGGGCCAATTGTCATCCCTTACGGCGTTTTTCCGACAACAGACTTCAATGAACCTATCTGGAGTGATAAACTTCAAGAACATCTCAAAGTTCGTTATGCTAACGCCCAACCCGTTCTGAATAAGTTAGGCGAATATGCAGAGAGAAAAAAAGTTAAATTAGCCATTGAACCGATCACCCATTGGGAAACACCAGGCCCCAACAAATTATCTCAATTAATCGAGTTTCTCAAAGGCGTTACGAGTAAACAAGTGGGAGTAGTCATTGATAGCGCCCATGAAATCTTAGATGGTGAGGGGCCAGAGATATTTAAAACACAAGTGGAGTATCTTGCCCAACAAAGAAGACTGCATTATGTGCAAGTTTCTCCCCCAGATCGCGGCGCTCTTCATACCAGTTGGCTTCCCTGGAAATCTTTTTTAGCACCTATTCTCAAGGTTTATGACGGCCCGATCGCCGTGGAGATATTCAATGCTATCCCCGCTTTTGTGGACTCTCTGCGTCTGACCAGACGTAAGTTTTGGATACCTGATGAAGATCCTCCAAATCAATACCCCAATGCTTACGATATTGCTCATGAGGCCATCAAGGTAACTCGAAAAGAATTAAATAAAATCAGCGCTAAATAG